Genomic segment of Triticum aestivum cultivar Chinese Spring chromosome 6A, IWGSC CS RefSeq v2.1, whole genome shotgun sequence:
cactatgcttcctaatttttaaggCCTTATAGTTAATCAAGGTATTAAATTTAGGATTGGCTCGCTTGATTTTGATTGGGTCAATAATTTATGGGGCTCTcccattcaattcttttaattcactATGTTCCCTAATTTTGAAACCCTTTCATTCAATTGAGGCATTCAATCTTGGATTTGGTTTACGATTTTGACCGGGCCAacaatttttcaaatcaatcaacaTCAACCGTCCTATAAAAACATATCAGTCCCGTGCACGCTCCCATCAGCTAGAAAAAAGAAGCGCCACCATGTGGTATTGTAGCAACAATATAGTACATGCAGTCACTGGGGCAGAAATTTTGCCACGTAATATAGGTTGGTTAGCGGAGAACACAGAATTACATCACGAAAGGCCCCACCGAAACACCTCATTCATAAATATAAATAAAACACACTCCGTCTTCTCCCCCACCCTCCAAACTAAACATTTCACCAGTTTCAAAATATAAGGGGTATTTGTTTTTtggaaagtcaaatttctttaacaTTGACCAAGTTCAAAacaaaaatatcgacatccacaatattaaaaaATAATATGGAAATTCGTTTTATGGTGAATGTAATAATACCTTGATATTATGGATTCTGGTATATTTCTCTAGAAATTCGATCAAACTtaaaaggtttgacttttcaaaaaagtaatacaccttatattttgtaATGTAGTGATTTTTTTTGAGAAACCCACCAACACCAACGACGCATCAAAAAACGCCCAACCCTTCTAGTACATGAATATGTTACGTGGATGCCACAGTGTTCACAACGGCATGAGTAATTTATATGATATGTATGGTTATTTTATATGCAGAACCATACTTAACCCATAAACTATAACAAATttcaaaacatttttctttttgtgAGTGGAAGAAAAATTTAAGGCCTAAAAAAGAACATACTTCTATTCGTTGGCCCCTATCCTGGCATAACCAAACAAAGCCCACTAATTAAGTCAAGTCTTGTCTTCGTGATAAATAAGAGAAACTAGGGAAACTAGATAACCATCAACAATTAAACTTGTATTACTATTATCTTTCACTACTGTAAATCCTATAGCATTGGGGGATTGATTCATGTGGCTCCCTAATTCAGCGATATAAAGCTGTGATTTTCTGTTCTTATTTTTTTTACAAAAAGGCCTCAGATATATTCATTATACTGACACCCgggaaaaataaggaaaatgcaTCAAGATTCTTGGAGGCCAATCGTCCTCTTCCTTCAAAACAGGCCAATGGCACGCTGCCACCACTGCCTCTCCACACATGAGCCATCAATCATTGTTGATCGTGAACGAGAAGTCATCAAGGTCACGGTCCTGCCAGACCAACGCTCTGGAAAAGAAACTGTGAAAAGCTTCGCCACCAGAAGATCCACATGTACAATGTCCCAAACGACCAAAAGACCTCACATGCCGCACGACGGCACCAGATTTCGTACCAACGTGGTAGAGAGTAGGCCGCAGGACCAAACTGCAAGGGAAGTCGTCGCTGCCACCATACTAACTACCCTGCATACTCTAACTTCACTGGCCCAAAATACTGGCCGAAATCTACCGCAACGAGCCATCGATGCTGCTGTAGCGCTGACAACATTGCGGTGGAGAGCTTCGAGAAAAAATATTCGTCAGATTGGCGTCACCAAAAAAAACTTAGAGAGTTGACACAGTCATAAGATGGAGACGCTGCAACAACTCTTGTTGACGCCAATCTGATGAATAATTGATCTAACGAATATGGAGAGGCCACAAGAGTTGTTGTAGCCTCTCCACCTTCTACAGCCAAAACAATAAGGTTGGTCGTAGTGgcaagtatcatatactagtatcatgcatacgatactagtgtatgatactacatccatagTGCAATATATGTTAGTATCATACATGACTTTATTTATTagcatgtatgacacatagtagcacaacatttaatatgatacggtatcatgatataatACTTAACCCTTTCTTTCTTTGTTTAATTTTATgtcacctcatcaaatttgcctagttaACATGCATAATACTATCTACGATACTCCTATTACAACCAGCCTAAGAGTAACTAAAGTCCCAAAGCGAGTAAAAACTAGAGCTTCATCCAGCAAATCAAGACCTCCCCGCACTCCCAGACCGGCAGAGCCGGCAGAGGAGGGGTGACGGCGCGGTGTGTCCTGAAAATCTCCTCTCCGGTTTGAAGAGGGGACCTTTTACTTGAGGTACTCCCTTTGTTTTGATTGTGTGCATGCAGGGATCAGGGTTAGTTTTATACAGTTTGTAATATCAATTTGATGTGATTATAAATTTTACTGAATTATATTATCATCGAACGATGAGATTGACCCGAAAGATAAACCTTTCGCTACTGCAGTGCCTCgagtggacggcaagcttggccaATAGGATGACGAATGACCATATACGCATACACGGTAGCTGAATCGAGACTGGATGTCGACGAATACCTATTGCATCAAGCTGAACTGACCTCATCTGTCCGTTTCCTTACTTATGTATCAGGTTATCAGTAGTTCAGTACTACGATGTTGAAAGCTGACAGGTAGCCTTGGATCTTTCTTCTTGGCACCTTGATCCCAGTAGTCAACATTTTTTTCCCACATAAATACGATGTAACAGCTGCCATAGGCATGAAGGAAGTTTCTCCGTACATTATGTGGATGGATCGACGGTGATACCGATTTTAGATATAGCGAGTGAGAGCATTCCACGTTATCGAGTTTGAAAGTGTGAGTGGTGGCTTCAGATGGCTTCATGTATGTTCTTGTCACACCtttgttgaataattaataaaaatgaTCGTATGCATTGATTGATTTTTAACCTTCTTTTCCAAAAGAAAACCTCCGGTCTAGGCTATTAGTTGGTATTCAGACACACCTACCTCAGAAGACTTTGAGATGGATCTTGCAATATCCGCCGTTACAGGTGACCTCGCCAGCCGATTCATCTCTTTCCTCATGAACAAATATGCGGATCGTCTGTACTCGGAGCAGAAGGTGGAGAGACTGCAACAACTCTTGTTGAGAGTTCACACGGTCGTCGAGGAGGCGGACGGACGATGCATCACCAACTCTTGTATGCTCATGCAGTTGAAGCAGCTATCGTCAGCCATGTACCAAGGGTACCATGTGTTGGACAACGTCAGGTACAAGCAACATAAGGAGGCATCCAAGGACTTGGTGAGCGATTCATCTACCTCGTCCGATTATATCATTCCTTTCAAACGTGCTCGGACAGCCTATTCTTCGACAAACAAGGCCTCCAACTCGAGATTACAAAGTGCACTTGAGAATCTGGAAGGTGCTGTTACTGACATGGTGGAGTTTGTTGTGCTTTTGGGCGGATGCGAGCGCATCTCCCGGAGACCGTATGATGCCTATCTTCAGGTCGACAACTTCATGTTTGGTCGGCATGTCGAGAAGCAGAAGATCATCAACTTCTTGCTGCAAGAGAACATACCTGGTCCTCCGGCAGTGCTACCAGTCGTTGGTGGACGTGGAGTTGGGAAGAAAACTCTTGTTGCACATGTATGCaggtattttttttgcaaaactcatCTGCCTCGTCTGATTATATCATTCCTTTCAAACGTGCTTGCGCAACCAAAATAGTTGTTCGCCAAACAAGGCCTCCAATAGTTGCACATGTATGCAGGTATGACAGGGTGCGTTCTCACTTTGCAGTTATTTTGCACCTGAACGGAGACGGTCTTACGAGAATAACATACCATGAAATTCCGTCAGGGAGGACACTGGTAGTTGTCGAGTTTGCTTCCGATGTAGATGATGATGACTGGAAAATATTTTATTCATCTGTTACGTGCATGGACAGAGGAAACAAAGTGATAATCTTAGGCCGAAATGAAAGCTTGAAGAAACTTGGGACTGTCCAGAGTATATCTCTGAACCGTCTGGCATTCGAGGAGTACAGGTACCTGCTCAAGACGCTCGCATTCGGAAGCCTGAAGCCAGGAGACCATCCGTGGTTAGCAACGATAGTGGAAGAGTTCGCTGTGGTGTTGGAAGGATCACTTGTTTCAGCTAACTTGCTTGGATATGCAGTGAGAAACAATCTAAATGCCCATTTCTGGCTTAGCACATTGAACAAGATCAGAATCACAAGGAAGATGATCATGTCCAGGTTTGGCTGCCATCCAAATGGCCTTTTCGATCAAGACCGTCCGGTGCACTTTGGCTCTCACCACCTCTTGTCTCCTGCTGCTCGCCTTATACCCTCTGCTAGCTGTCTGGATAGTAGTCTACCCAAAGTCATATTCGGGGACGTACTAGCAGAACCAGGCCATATTGCTCCAACGAAGGGAGATTTTAGGCTGATCTCTTGGGAATCAAGGTTACCACCATATACTGCGTTTGTTCATCTGTCTCG
This window contains:
- the LOC123130891 gene encoding disease resistance protein RGA2, whose product is MDLAISAVTGDLASRFISFLMNKYADRLYSEQKVERLQQLLLRVHTVVEEADGRCITNSCMLMQLKQLSSAMYQGYHVLDNVRYKQHKEASKDLVSDSSTSSDYIIPFKRARTAYSSTNKASNSRLQSALENLEGAVTDMVEFVVLLGGCERISRRPYDAYLQVDNFMFGRHVEKQKIINFLLQENIPGPPAVLPVVGGRGVGKKTLVAHVCRYDRVRSHFAVILHLNGDGLTRITYHEIPSGRTLVVVEFASDVDDDDWKIFYSSVTCMDRGNKVIILGRNESLKKLGTVQSISLNRLAFEEYRYLLKTLAFGSLKPGDHPWLATIVEEFAVVLEGSLVSANLLGYAVRNNLNAHFWLSTLNKIRITRKMIMSRFGCHPNGLFDQDRPVHFGSHHLLSPAARLIPSASCLDSSLPKVIFGDVLAEPGHIAPTKGDFRLISWESRLPPYTAFVHLSRFVPSCVDDKPEAPLSGRKRLGPSA